In one Pseudomonas sp. R84 genomic region, the following are encoded:
- a CDS encoding DUF3087 family protein yields MFEIQPMDAATFRQQTRRSTIIIAVLFLVLAMLFSSVAVALFGEPGGDNLRFNVGGVFLAFLLTAALLRGRFWNQSWMAPAVYSWRLKRNLMSITNVMHQVKAAVEQNDATAMKVLRFYHLGLTQMHELDGNSSDHGQLWREAEAHKERMQALGLDTAQTRLDPAWLEALKQTAR; encoded by the coding sequence ATGTTCGAGATTCAGCCGATGGACGCCGCCACTTTTCGTCAGCAGACACGCCGCAGCACGATCATCATCGCCGTGCTGTTCCTGGTGCTGGCGATGCTGTTTTCCAGCGTCGCGGTGGCGCTGTTCGGCGAGCCTGGCGGCGATAACCTGCGCTTCAATGTCGGCGGGGTTTTTCTGGCATTTCTGCTGACTGCGGCATTACTGCGCGGGCGCTTCTGGAATCAGAGCTGGATGGCGCCAGCGGTGTATAGCTGGCGACTCAAGCGCAACCTGATGAGCATCACCAATGTGATGCATCAGGTCAAGGCGGCGGTGGAGCAGAACGATGCGACGGCGATGAAGGTGCTGCGCTTCTACCATCTAGGGCTGACACAAATGCACGAACTGGATGGCAACTCCAGCGATCACGGGCAATTGTGGCGGGAAGCTGAAGCACACAAGGAGCGGATGCAGGCGCTGGGGCTCGATACCGCGCAGACGCGCCTGGATCCGGCCTGGCTTGAGGCCTTGAAGCAAACGGCGCGTTGA
- a CDS encoding DUF2784 domain-containing protein, whose product MLYRIAADGLVLFHLCFILFVLFGGLLVLKWPRLMWLHLPAAAWGVAVEVLHLTCPLTYWENLMRHAAGQTEYAGGFIEHYIWPIIYPAGLTPQIQLALGSVVLAVNLLVYGRLIRSWKLRRAL is encoded by the coding sequence ATGCTGTACCGAATCGCAGCCGACGGGCTGGTGCTGTTCCATTTGTGCTTCATTTTGTTCGTGCTGTTTGGCGGGCTGCTGGTACTCAAATGGCCGCGTTTGATGTGGCTGCATCTGCCGGCAGCCGCCTGGGGCGTGGCGGTCGAAGTACTGCACTTGACCTGCCCGCTGACCTACTGGGAAAACCTTATGCGCCACGCGGCCGGGCAGACTGAATACGCCGGCGGCTTCATCGAGCATTACATCTGGCCGATCATTTACCCGGCCGGGCTCACCCCGCAGATTCAACTGGCGCTCGGCAGCGTGGTACTGGCGGTGAACCTGTTGGTTTACGGCCGTTTAATCCGGTCGTGGAAACTGCGCCGAGCACTGTAA
- a CDS encoding AzlC family ABC transporter permease — translation MSDSLMPRSAFLRGAAAIMPLSLATAPWGLLAGSMAIEANLTPLQGQGLSSIVFAGAAQLVAIGMLKGGAGIFSILLTTLLLTSQHLLYGMSMRSVISPLPGRWRIGLGFLLTDELFALTSQHDRQQFNRWYALGVGLTFYIAWNLFTLAGIVLGSSIPGLEHLGLDFSIAATFIALITPVVRNVPTVVCVAVSLFCSVLFSYWQWGSALVLSGLAGMTAGFICNKLYRERT, via the coding sequence ATGTCTGACTCACTCATGCCGCGCAGTGCGTTCCTTCGCGGCGCTGCGGCGATCATGCCGTTGTCTCTGGCCACCGCGCCGTGGGGGCTGTTGGCCGGCTCCATGGCGATCGAAGCCAATCTCACACCGCTGCAAGGCCAAGGCTTGTCGAGCATTGTGTTTGCCGGGGCGGCGCAATTGGTGGCGATTGGCATGCTCAAGGGCGGCGCGGGGATTTTTTCGATTCTGTTGACTACGCTGCTGTTGACGTCGCAGCACTTGCTCTATGGCATGAGCATGCGTTCGGTCATTTCTCCGCTGCCGGGGCGCTGGCGCATAGGTCTGGGTTTTTTGCTTACCGATGAGTTGTTTGCACTGACCAGTCAGCATGATCGTCAACAATTCAATCGCTGGTATGCGCTCGGCGTTGGCCTGACGTTCTACATCGCGTGGAATCTGTTCACTCTCGCCGGCATTGTCCTCGGCAGCAGCATTCCGGGGCTTGAGCACCTGGGGCTGGATTTTTCGATTGCCGCCACGTTTATCGCATTGATCACGCCGGTGGTGCGTAACGTGCCGACGGTGGTGTGTGTGGCGGTGTCGCTGTTTTGTTCGGTGTTGTTCAGTTACTGGCAATGGGGCTCGGCCCTGGTGTTGTCCGGGCTGGCCGGAATGACCGCAGGGTTTATCTGCAACAAGCTGTATCGGGAGCGCACATGA
- a CDS encoding AzlD domain-containing protein, which yields MVWAVIFGMGILVFLNRYVFLEPRLPVRLSSNARQFLGFAVPGMLTAICGPIVFMPDKQLNLQWDNPYLLSSLVAIALVIYTRSTLLSMLLSMAFFFLLRWWL from the coding sequence ATGGTTTGGGCGGTGATTTTCGGCATGGGGATTCTGGTCTTTCTTAATCGCTACGTGTTTCTCGAACCGCGTTTGCCGGTGCGTCTGAGCAGCAATGCGCGACAGTTTCTCGGGTTTGCGGTACCGGGGATGTTGACCGCTATCTGTGGGCCGATTGTCTTCATGCCCGACAAACAACTGAATCTGCAGTGGGATAATCCTTATCTGCTTAGTTCGCTGGTAGCGATCGCACTGGTGATATACACCCGCAGTACTTTGCTCAGCATGCTGTTGAGCATGGCGTTCTTCTTTTTGCTGCGCTGGTGGTTGTAA
- a CDS encoding SOS response-associated peptidase family protein, with protein MCGRLSQYRGIHDFVAVLSIPDALINHVGDAPLDRYNAAPTTALAVLHQQGQHLHADNLRWGWRPHWAKDRPPPINARVEKVAHGPFFRAIWRHRLIVPVDNWFEWVDSADKTRQPWLIRRADHEAVFCAAIGQFPTAETPARDDDGFVIITADALGGMLDIHDRRPVVFCADLVHEWLDPATPFERAEQMLLFEGERNEVFEWYKVGKAVGNVRNQGASLIIEQT; from the coding sequence ATGTGCGGAAGACTCTCGCAGTACCGGGGCATTCACGACTTCGTCGCGGTGCTGAGCATTCCCGACGCGTTGATCAATCACGTCGGCGACGCGCCGCTCGATCGCTACAACGCGGCGCCGACCACCGCGCTGGCCGTCCTGCATCAACAAGGGCAACACCTGCATGCCGACAATCTGCGCTGGGGCTGGCGCCCGCATTGGGCCAAGGATCGTCCACCACCGATCAATGCCCGGGTCGAGAAAGTCGCCCATGGACCATTCTTCCGGGCGATCTGGCGACATCGTTTGATTGTGCCCGTGGACAACTGGTTTGAATGGGTCGATAGCGCAGACAAAACACGACAACCATGGCTGATCCGTCGCGCGGATCACGAAGCGGTTTTCTGCGCAGCCATCGGGCAATTTCCTACAGCCGAAACGCCAGCTCGGGATGACGACGGTTTCGTGATAATCACCGCCGATGCTCTCGGCGGCATGCTCGATATCCATGATCGCCGACCCGTAGTCTTCTGCGCAGACTTGGTGCATGAATGGCTGGATCCGGCGACACCCTTTGAGCGCGCCGAGCAAATGCTGCTGTTCGAAGGTGAACGCAACGAAGTGTTCGAATGGTACAAAGTCGGCAAAGCTGTCGGTAACGTGCGCAATCAGGGGGCCAGTTTGATTATCGAGCAGACTTAA